One Cellulosimicrobium protaetiae genomic region harbors:
- the steA gene encoding putative cytokinetic ring protein SteA, translating into MRLTLRKASLPEAGSGTLGPAKVDTRTKALTKRLQPGDVAVIDHVDIDRVAADALVAARPSAVLNAAKSVSGRYPNLGPDVLVEAGIVLVDDLGPAIMAVPEGRELRLDGGKVYLGDDLVAEGALQSEETVARSLEEARANLSVEIESFAENTMDYLRRERDLLLDGVGVPDIRTPIDGRQVLIVVRGYHYREDLATLRPYITEYRPVLIGVDGGADAILDAGWKPDMIVGDMDSVSDRALSSGAEIVVHAYRDGKAPGLERVQELGVEPVVFPATGTSEDIAMLLADDKGAEVIVAVGTHATLVEFLDKGRAGMASTFLTRLRVGGKLVDAKGVSRLYRHRISNLQLWLLSLAGLLAVIAALWSTAAGQTFFGIVGARFDDLWSWVGSLFSGGG; encoded by the coding sequence ATGAGACTCACTCTGCGCAAAGCCTCCCTGCCGGAGGCCGGGTCCGGCACGCTCGGCCCGGCCAAGGTCGACACGCGCACCAAGGCGCTGACGAAGCGGCTCCAGCCCGGTGACGTCGCGGTGATCGACCACGTCGACATCGACCGGGTCGCGGCCGACGCCCTCGTGGCGGCCAGGCCGTCCGCCGTCCTCAACGCCGCGAAGTCCGTGTCGGGGCGCTACCCGAACCTCGGGCCCGACGTCCTCGTCGAGGCGGGGATCGTGCTCGTCGACGACCTCGGACCGGCGATCATGGCCGTCCCCGAGGGCCGCGAGCTGCGGCTGGACGGCGGCAAGGTCTACCTGGGCGACGACCTCGTCGCGGAGGGAGCCCTCCAGAGCGAGGAGACGGTCGCGCGCAGCCTCGAGGAGGCGCGAGCCAACCTCTCGGTCGAGATCGAGTCCTTCGCCGAGAACACGATGGACTACCTGCGTCGCGAGCGCGACCTGCTGCTCGACGGCGTCGGCGTCCCGGACATCCGCACGCCGATCGACGGCCGGCAGGTCCTCATCGTCGTGCGCGGCTACCACTACCGCGAGGACCTCGCGACGCTGCGCCCGTACATCACGGAGTACCGCCCGGTGCTCATCGGCGTGGACGGCGGCGCGGACGCGATCCTCGACGCCGGGTGGAAGCCGGACATGATCGTCGGCGACATGGACTCGGTGTCCGACCGCGCGCTGAGCAGCGGGGCGGAGATCGTCGTGCACGCCTACCGGGACGGCAAGGCGCCCGGGCTCGAGCGCGTCCAGGAGCTCGGCGTGGAGCCGGTCGTGTTCCCCGCCACGGGCACGAGCGAGGACATCGCGATGCTCCTGGCCGACGACAAGGGCGCCGAGGTCATCGTCGCGGTCGGCACGCACGCGACGCTCGTGGAGTTCCTCGACAAGGGCCGCGCGGGTATGGCGAGCACGTTCCTCACGCGCCTGCGCGTCGGGGGGAAGCTCGTCGACGCGAAGGGCGTCTCCCGCCTGTACCGGCACCGGATCTCCAACCTGCAGCTCTGGCTCCTCTCCCTCGCCGGGCTGCTCGCGGTGATCGCCGCGCTGTGGTCCACGGCCGCGGGCCAGACGTTCTTCGGGATCGTGGGCGCCCGGTTCGACGACCTGTGGTCGTGGGTCGGGTCGCTCTTCTCGGGCGGCGGCTGA
- the recN gene encoding DNA repair protein RecN, whose translation MLEEIAIENLGVIRSARVPVGSGLTVITGETGAGKTMVLTGLGLLMGGKADPATVRPGASSAVVEGRVRVADRPSVAQRVDDAGGEVDDDGTVVILRTVAAEGRSRAHLGGRSVPQGVLAEIADDLVTVHGQSDQLRLRTASRQRSALDAFAGPAHAELLAQYRDAWTERSALQAEIDDIETRAGERAREAELLRLGVAEVERVAPQPGEDVELAALVARLGNVEELRVAAQLAHDAVAGDEAAEQQENAVVSVDRARRALESVAGTDPVLARLGERLAEVGYVLADVATEISGYVEDLAADPAGLETAHARLAELGTLTRSYGETVDDVLAWASDAGLRLLDLDDGGERLLAATARRDELDATLERLGTAITASRARAAAELATAVTDELRGLAMGGASLVVDVERAEEPGPWGVDVVTFSLVAHAGAPARPLGKGASGGELSRVMLAIEVALATAAVDGTGQVLPTFVFDEVDAGVGGKAAVEVGRRLASLATRAQVVVVTHLAQVAAFADVQLVVTKSSDAGAVTVTGVREVTGDERVRELARMLSGQEDSDAARRHAVELLESSVVGR comes from the coding sequence GTGCTCGAGGAGATCGCGATCGAGAACCTCGGCGTCATCCGGTCGGCCCGGGTCCCGGTGGGGTCCGGCCTGACCGTGATCACGGGCGAGACGGGCGCGGGCAAGACCATGGTGCTCACGGGGCTCGGGCTGCTCATGGGCGGCAAGGCGGACCCGGCGACGGTGCGCCCTGGCGCGTCGAGCGCCGTCGTCGAGGGGCGCGTGCGCGTCGCCGACCGGCCGTCGGTCGCGCAGCGGGTCGACGACGCGGGCGGTGAGGTGGACGACGACGGCACCGTCGTCATCCTGCGCACGGTCGCGGCCGAGGGTCGCTCGCGTGCGCACCTCGGCGGACGGAGCGTCCCGCAGGGCGTGCTCGCGGAGATCGCGGACGACCTCGTCACCGTCCACGGGCAGTCGGACCAGCTCCGCCTGCGGACGGCGAGCCGGCAGCGATCTGCGCTCGACGCGTTCGCGGGCCCGGCGCACGCGGAGCTGCTCGCGCAGTACCGCGACGCGTGGACCGAGCGGTCGGCGCTCCAGGCGGAGATCGACGACATCGAGACGCGCGCGGGGGAGCGGGCCCGGGAGGCGGAACTGCTGCGCCTCGGCGTCGCCGAGGTCGAGCGGGTCGCGCCGCAGCCGGGGGAGGACGTCGAGCTCGCCGCGCTGGTGGCGCGTCTGGGCAACGTCGAGGAGCTGCGGGTCGCGGCCCAGCTCGCCCACGACGCCGTCGCCGGTGACGAGGCGGCGGAGCAGCAGGAGAACGCGGTCGTGTCGGTCGACCGCGCGCGCCGCGCGCTCGAGTCGGTGGCCGGGACGGACCCGGTGCTGGCCCGGCTCGGGGAGCGGCTCGCCGAGGTGGGCTACGTGCTCGCCGACGTCGCGACGGAGATCTCGGGCTACGTCGAGGATCTCGCGGCCGACCCCGCCGGTCTCGAGACGGCGCACGCGCGGCTCGCCGAGCTCGGGACGCTCACGCGCAGCTACGGGGAGACGGTCGACGACGTCCTGGCCTGGGCGAGCGACGCCGGTCTTCGCCTCCTCGACCTGGACGACGGCGGCGAGCGGCTCCTGGCCGCGACCGCCCGCCGGGACGAGCTCGACGCCACGCTGGAGCGCCTCGGGACCGCGATCACGGCCTCGCGCGCGCGTGCCGCGGCGGAGCTCGCGACGGCCGTGACGGACGAGCTGCGCGGGCTGGCCATGGGCGGCGCGAGCCTCGTGGTGGACGTCGAGCGGGCCGAGGAGCCCGGTCCGTGGGGCGTCGACGTCGTGACCTTCTCGCTCGTCGCGCACGCCGGAGCACCGGCTCGACCGCTCGGCAAGGGCGCGTCGGGCGGTGAGCTGTCGCGCGTCATGCTCGCGATCGAGGTCGCGCTCGCGACGGCGGCGGTCGACGGCACCGGGCAGGTGCTCCCGACGTTCGTCTTCGACGAGGTGGACGCGGGCGTCGGCGGCAAGGCGGCGGTCGAGGTGGGTCGTCGCCTCGCGTCCCTCGCGACGCGCGCCCAGGTGGTCGTCGTGACCCACCTCGCGCAGGTCGCGGCGTTCGCCGACGTCCAGCTCGTCGTGACGAAGTCGTCGGACGCCGGCGCGGTCACGGTCACGGGTGTGCGCGAGGTCACGGGAGACGAGCGCGTCCGTGAGCTCGCGCGGATGCTCTCCGGCCAGGAGGACTCCGACGCGGCCCGCCGTCACGCGGTGGAGCTTCTCGAGTCGTCGGTCGTGGGACGATAG
- a CDS encoding DNA-3-methyladenine glycosylase: MPTDAVTQTTESGEARVVGPWDVPARGWYARDVHEVARDLLGSYLTRRSDAGDVTLRITEVEAYDGERDPGSHAFRGRTERNRAMFGEPGRLYVYRHLGLHHCVNVVCGPVGRASAVLLRAGEVTDGVDLARSRRLAAGRCDSDRQIARGPARLAVALDLDLRQYGAELTDPEGGLVLHRATGGPLRPAIATGPRVGVSGDGGDGALYPWRSWLAGDPTVSAYRRVSARAR; the protein is encoded by the coding sequence ATGCCGACGGACGCCGTGACGCAGACGACGGAGAGCGGGGAAGCCCGCGTCGTCGGACCGTGGGACGTCCCTGCGCGGGGCTGGTACGCACGCGACGTCCACGAGGTCGCGCGCGACCTGCTCGGGTCGTACCTCACGCGGCGCAGCGACGCGGGCGACGTCACGCTGCGGATCACGGAGGTCGAGGCGTACGACGGCGAGCGTGACCCGGGCTCCCACGCGTTCCGAGGCCGGACGGAGCGCAACCGCGCGATGTTCGGCGAGCCGGGCCGGCTGTACGTGTACCGGCACCTCGGCCTGCACCACTGCGTCAACGTCGTGTGCGGGCCGGTCGGCCGTGCGTCCGCCGTCCTGCTGCGTGCCGGCGAGGTGACCGACGGCGTCGACCTCGCCCGGTCGCGCCGTCTCGCCGCCGGGCGCTGCGACTCCGACCGCCAGATCGCCCGCGGTCCCGCCCGCCTGGCCGTCGCGCTCGACCTCGACCTGCGCCAGTACGGCGCCGAGCTGACCGATCCGGAGGGCGGGCTCGTGCTGCACCGCGCGACCGGAGGACCGCTGCGTCCCGCGATCGCGACGGGCCCGCGGGTCGGCGTCTCCGGGGACGGGGGAGACGGCGCCCTCTACCCCTGGCGCTCGTGGCTCGCGGGAGACCCGACGGTCTCGGCCTACCGGCGGGTGAGCGCCCGAGCGCGGTGA
- a CDS encoding HAD-IIA family hydrolase, whose translation MSAGLLGSDVALADRYDLALVDLDGVAYRGHEPIEHASDGLTTARARGMRLVFVTNNASREPGSVAEQLTGLDIPTSADEVMTAAQAAAALLRTRLEPGARVLVVGGPGLVTAVHDAGFVLVESADEKPDAVAQGFAPELGWAQLAEAAYAVQRGAWHVASNLDLSLPTARGFAPGNGSLVGAVRAATGVEPDSAGKPSPTMYRLAIERAGAEAPLVVGDRLDTDLAGARAGGYPGLHVLTGVSTARDAVLAEPHLRPHYVAVDLRGLLEPHPEPVRAEDGWWACGESAARVDDGSLRLDVRGTATVDTVRAAAAAAWASADAGLPVDPSTVPELPVGTH comes from the coding sequence GTGAGCGCCGGGCTGCTGGGGAGCGACGTCGCCCTGGCCGACCGCTACGACCTCGCTCTCGTCGACCTCGACGGCGTCGCGTACCGCGGGCACGAGCCCATCGAGCACGCGTCGGACGGACTGACGACGGCGCGCGCCCGCGGCATGCGCCTCGTGTTCGTCACGAACAACGCGTCGCGCGAGCCCGGGTCGGTCGCGGAGCAGCTCACGGGGCTCGACATCCCTACGTCGGCCGACGAGGTCATGACCGCCGCGCAGGCGGCCGCGGCGCTCCTGCGGACCCGGCTCGAGCCGGGCGCCCGTGTCCTCGTCGTCGGTGGGCCGGGGCTCGTCACGGCGGTCCACGACGCCGGCTTCGTCCTCGTGGAGTCCGCGGACGAGAAACCTGACGCCGTGGCGCAGGGCTTCGCCCCGGAGCTGGGCTGGGCGCAGCTCGCCGAGGCCGCCTACGCGGTGCAGCGGGGCGCCTGGCACGTCGCGAGCAACCTCGACCTGTCGTTGCCGACGGCGCGCGGGTTCGCCCCGGGCAACGGATCGCTCGTGGGGGCGGTGCGGGCCGCGACGGGCGTGGAGCCTGACAGCGCCGGCAAGCCCTCGCCGACCATGTACCGGCTCGCGATCGAGCGGGCGGGCGCAGAAGCACCGCTCGTCGTCGGTGACCGGCTCGACACGGACCTCGCCGGGGCGCGCGCCGGCGGCTACCCGGGCCTGCACGTCCTGACCGGGGTGAGCACGGCACGGGACGCGGTCCTGGCCGAGCCGCACCTACGCCCGCACTACGTGGCCGTGGACCTGCGCGGTCTGCTCGAGCCGCACCCGGAGCCCGTTCGTGCCGAGGACGGGTGGTGGGCGTGCGGCGAGAGCGCGGCCCGCGTCGACGACGGATCCCTGCGCCTGGACGTGCGCGGCACCGCGACGGTCGACACCGTCCGCGCGGCCGCGGCCGCGGCATGGGCGTCCGCCGACGCGGGGCTCCCCGTGGACCCGTCCACGGTCCCCGAGCTGCCGGTCGGGACGCACTGA
- a CDS encoding TlyA family RNA methyltransferase — MGERTTARLDGELVRRGLARSRRQAAELVAAGRVTRAGTVLTKPSTAVRPEDRLEVVTDPSDPGYASRAAFKLAGVLDALDAPHAVGQAGPSSAALPEGPVVAGARCLDLGASTGGFTDVLLRRGAREVVAVDVGHDQLVPALRDDPRVVVHEGVNVRDLTPEHVGATPDLVVGDLSFISLAMVLPAVAGVVGPGSDLLLLVKPQFEVGRERLGSGGVVRDPALHVEVVAAVARHAAVVGLRPLAVVPSPLPGPSGNREYFWWLRAGDPGRADGAALEDAALEDAAAAAVAWQPASGGGPPPVVPVARPTPARPLTGGAP, encoded by the coding sequence GTGGGCGAGCGCACCACTGCTCGCCTCGACGGCGAGCTCGTGCGGCGCGGGCTCGCTCGGTCGCGTCGGCAGGCTGCGGAGCTGGTCGCGGCCGGGCGGGTCACGCGGGCCGGGACGGTGCTGACCAAGCCGTCGACCGCCGTCCGCCCCGAGGACCGGCTGGAGGTCGTGACGGACCCTTCGGACCCCGGCTACGCCTCGCGCGCCGCGTTCAAGCTTGCCGGGGTGCTCGACGCCCTGGACGCCCCGCACGCTGTCGGCCAGGCCGGGCCGTCGAGCGCCGCCCTGCCCGAGGGGCCGGTCGTCGCGGGGGCGCGGTGCCTCGACCTCGGTGCCTCGACAGGCGGCTTCACCGACGTCCTGCTGCGGCGGGGCGCACGGGAGGTCGTGGCGGTGGACGTCGGTCACGACCAGCTCGTGCCCGCGCTGCGGGACGACCCCCGGGTCGTGGTGCACGAGGGGGTCAACGTGCGCGACCTGACGCCCGAGCACGTCGGCGCCACCCCCGACCTCGTGGTCGGGGATCTCTCGTTCATCTCGCTCGCGATGGTGCTGCCGGCGGTCGCCGGTGTGGTCGGCCCCGGGTCGGACCTGCTGCTGCTGGTGAAGCCGCAGTTCGAGGTCGGCCGGGAGCGGCTGGGCAGCGGCGGGGTCGTGCGCGACCCGGCGCTCCACGTCGAGGTCGTCGCCGCCGTCGCGCGGCACGCCGCCGTCGTGGGACTGCGCCCGCTCGCCGTGGTGCCGAGCCCGCTGCCCGGACCGAGCGGCAACCGTGAGTACTTCTGGTGGCTGCGAGCCGGCGACCCCGGCCGCGCCGACGGCGCCGCGCTCGAGGACGCGGCGCTGGAGGACGCCGCGGCCGCCGCGGTGGCGTGGCAGCCCGCGTCCGGCGGCGGCCCGCCGCCGGTGGTACCGGTCGCCCGCCCGACGCCCGCCCGACCCCTGACTGGAGGAGCACCGTGA
- the argH gene encoding argininosuccinate lyase yields the protein MSLWGGRFAGGPADALAALSKSTHFDWRLAGQDVAGSKAHAKVLHAAGLLEDDELDGMLAALERLRDDVASGAFVAADDDEDVHTALERGLIERAGPELGGKLRAGRSRNDQIATLTRMYLRDEARTIAGLVLDVVDALIEQAAAHPGAAMPGRTHLQHAQPVLLAHHLLAHAWPLLRDVDRFIDWDVRAARSPYGSGALAGSSLGLDPAAVAAELGFDGPVENSIDGTASRDVVAEFAFVAAMLGVDLSRLAEEVILWATKEFGFVRLHDSYSTGSSIMPQKKNPDVAELARGKAGRLIGDLSGLLATLKGLPLAYNRDLQEDKEPVFDQVDTLEVLLPAFSGMVATLTFDTERMASLAPQGFSLATDVAEWLVREGVPFRVAHEVAGACVRVCEERGIELWDLSDDDLASISDHLTPGVRDVLSVEGSLASRDAVGGTAPARVAEQLEAAKERSAEYRFWAQG from the coding sequence GTGAGCCTGTGGGGCGGCCGGTTCGCCGGCGGTCCCGCCGACGCGCTCGCCGCGCTGAGCAAGTCGACGCACTTCGACTGGCGCCTCGCAGGCCAGGACGTCGCGGGCTCCAAGGCCCACGCCAAGGTCCTGCACGCCGCGGGCCTGCTCGAGGACGACGAGCTCGACGGCATGCTCGCCGCGCTCGAACGGCTGCGCGACGACGTCGCGTCGGGCGCGTTCGTCGCGGCCGACGACGACGAGGACGTGCACACCGCGCTCGAGCGCGGCCTCATCGAGCGGGCCGGGCCCGAGCTCGGCGGGAAGCTGCGCGCGGGCCGCTCCCGCAACGACCAGATCGCGACGCTGACGCGCATGTACCTGCGCGACGAGGCGCGCACGATCGCAGGTCTCGTGCTCGACGTCGTCGACGCGCTCATCGAGCAGGCCGCCGCGCACCCGGGCGCCGCGATGCCTGGTCGCACGCACCTGCAGCACGCGCAGCCCGTCCTGCTCGCGCACCACCTGCTCGCGCACGCGTGGCCGCTGCTGCGCGACGTCGACCGGTTCATCGACTGGGACGTGCGGGCCGCGCGCTCGCCGTACGGGTCGGGGGCGCTCGCGGGCTCGTCGCTGGGCCTCGACCCCGCGGCCGTCGCCGCCGAGCTCGGCTTCGACGGCCCGGTCGAGAACTCGATCGACGGCACCGCGTCGCGCGACGTCGTGGCGGAGTTCGCGTTCGTCGCCGCGATGCTGGGCGTCGACCTCTCGCGCCTCGCCGAGGAGGTCATCCTCTGGGCGACCAAGGAGTTCGGCTTCGTGCGCCTGCACGACTCCTACTCCACGGGGTCGAGCATCATGCCGCAGAAGAAGAACCCCGATGTCGCGGAGCTCGCGCGCGGCAAGGCGGGGCGCCTCATCGGCGACCTGTCGGGCCTGCTCGCGACGCTCAAGGGCCTGCCGCTCGCGTACAACCGCGACCTGCAGGAGGACAAGGAGCCGGTGTTCGACCAGGTCGACACGCTCGAGGTGCTCCTGCCCGCGTTCTCCGGGATGGTCGCGACGCTGACGTTCGACACCGAGCGCATGGCCTCACTCGCGCCGCAGGGCTTCTCGCTCGCGACGGACGTCGCCGAGTGGCTCGTGCGGGAGGGCGTCCCGTTCCGCGTCGCGCACGAGGTCGCGGGCGCGTGCGTGCGTGTGTGCGAGGAGCGCGGCATCGAGCTGTGGGACCTGTCCGACGACGACCTCGCGTCGATCTCCGACCACCTCACGCCGGGCGTGCGCGACGTGCTGAGCGTCGAGGGCTCCCTCGCCTCGCGGGACGCGGTGGGTGGCACGGCACCCGCCCGGGTCGCGGAGCAGCTCGAGGCGGCGAAGGAGCGCTCGGCCGAGTACCGATTCTGGGCCCAGGGCTGA
- a CDS encoding NAD kinase encodes MTRRVLIVTHGGRPEAVVALHEAVTELERAGFTVALHDDDLAETFGDHMARTRAREGVAESEVVMVLGGDGTILRAAELTHGTGVPLLGVNLGHVGFLAESEREDLRAAVGRLAAYDYTVEERTIVEVRAYLPGEPEPLVGWALNEATVEKAQRERMIEVVLGVDGRPLSSFGCDGVITATATGSTAHAFSAGGPVMWPEVDAVLVVPLAAHALFARPLVVGPRSTITVDVLPDSASSGVLTCDGRRRIDLPNGSRVEVRRSDTPLRLARLSTAPFTDRLVSKFSLPVVGWRERAASVAATAGTTAERTAATEAAGTSDDRGATDEEE; translated from the coding sequence GTGACGCGACGTGTGCTGATCGTGACCCACGGCGGCCGCCCCGAGGCGGTCGTCGCGCTGCACGAGGCGGTGACCGAGCTCGAGCGGGCCGGGTTCACCGTGGCGCTGCACGACGACGACCTCGCGGAGACGTTCGGCGACCACATGGCCCGCACGCGGGCGCGCGAGGGCGTCGCGGAGTCCGAGGTCGTCATGGTGCTCGGCGGCGACGGCACGATCCTGCGCGCCGCCGAGCTCACGCACGGGACGGGGGTGCCGCTGCTCGGCGTCAACCTCGGGCACGTGGGGTTCCTCGCCGAGAGCGAGCGTGAGGACCTGCGTGCCGCCGTCGGGCGGCTCGCGGCGTACGACTACACGGTCGAGGAGCGCACGATCGTCGAGGTCCGCGCCTACCTCCCCGGCGAGCCCGAGCCGCTCGTGGGGTGGGCGCTCAACGAGGCGACGGTCGAGAAGGCGCAGCGCGAGCGCATGATCGAGGTGGTGCTCGGCGTCGACGGCCGGCCGCTCTCGTCGTTCGGGTGCGACGGCGTGATCACGGCGACAGCGACCGGCTCGACCGCGCACGCGTTCTCCGCGGGCGGCCCGGTCATGTGGCCCGAGGTCGACGCCGTGCTCGTCGTCCCCCTCGCGGCCCACGCCCTGTTCGCGCGGCCTCTCGTCGTCGGTCCGCGCTCCACGATCACGGTCGACGTGCTGCCGGACTCCGCGTCGTCGGGGGTGCTCACGTGCGACGGCCGCCGCCGCATCGACCTGCCGAACGGCTCACGCGTCGAGGTGCGGCGCTCCGACACGCCGCTGCGCCTCGCCCGCCTGAGCACCGCGCCGTTCACGGACCGGCTGGTGTCGAAGTTCTCGCTGCCCGTGGTGGGGTGGCGCGAGCGCGCGGCGAGCGTCGCCGCGACGGCGGGGACGACGGCGGAGCGGACTGCGGCGACGGAGGCGGCCGGCACCTCGGACGACCGGGGCGCCACGGACGAGGAGGAGTGA
- the tyrS gene encoding tyrosine--tRNA ligase, whose product MSDVLDELQWRGLVAQSTDEAALRAALAEGPITYYCGFDPTAPSLHHGHLVQLILLRHLQLAGHRPIALVGGATGMIGDPRQSGERVLNSKETVAEWTERLKGQVSRFLDFEGENAARVANNLDWISGLSAIDFLRDVGKHYRLGTMLAKDTVARRLHSDEGISFTEFSYQILQGIDFHELYLRHGVTLQTGGNDQWGNLLSGVDLIRKTEGASVHVMTTPLITKADGTKFGKTEGGAVWLDPDMMSPYAFYQFWLNAADDDVVRFLKIFTFRTREQIAELEVAVRERPGAREAQRALAADVTSLVHGEAATEAVVAASQALFGRGDLDGLDERTLGSAVAELPRTTARAGDAVVDLFAASGLVASKAAARRAVAEGGAYVNNVKVTSEDAVLAPADLLHGQFALLRRGKKTLGVAVAG is encoded by the coding sequence GTGAGCGACGTTCTCGACGAGCTGCAATGGCGAGGCCTGGTGGCGCAGTCCACCGACGAGGCCGCGCTGCGCGCCGCGCTGGCCGAGGGCCCGATCACGTACTACTGCGGCTTCGACCCGACGGCGCCGAGCCTGCACCACGGGCACCTGGTCCAGCTCATCCTCCTGCGCCACCTGCAGCTCGCCGGCCACCGGCCGATCGCGCTCGTCGGGGGCGCCACCGGGATGATCGGCGACCCGCGCCAGTCGGGGGAGCGCGTCCTGAACTCCAAGGAGACGGTCGCGGAGTGGACCGAGCGACTGAAGGGACAGGTCTCGCGCTTCCTGGACTTCGAGGGCGAGAACGCGGCGCGCGTCGCCAACAACCTCGACTGGATCTCGGGGCTCTCCGCGATCGACTTCCTGCGGGACGTGGGCAAGCACTACCGGCTCGGCACCATGCTGGCCAAGGACACGGTGGCGCGCCGTCTCCACTCCGACGAGGGCATCAGCTTCACGGAGTTCTCCTACCAGATCCTCCAGGGCATCGACTTCCACGAGCTCTACCTCCGGCACGGGGTCACGCTCCAGACGGGCGGCAACGACCAGTGGGGCAACCTCCTCTCGGGCGTCGACCTGATCCGCAAGACCGAGGGCGCCTCGGTGCACGTCATGACGACACCGCTGATCACCAAGGCGGACGGCACCAAGTTCGGCAAGACCGAGGGCGGGGCCGTGTGGCTGGACCCGGACATGATGAGCCCGTACGCCTTCTACCAGTTCTGGCTCAATGCGGCCGACGACGACGTCGTGCGGTTCCTGAAGATCTTCACCTTCCGGACGCGCGAGCAGATCGCCGAGCTCGAGGTCGCGGTGCGTGAGCGGCCGGGCGCGCGCGAGGCACAGCGGGCGCTCGCGGCCGACGTCACCTCCCTCGTGCACGGCGAGGCGGCGACCGAGGCGGTCGTGGCGGCGAGCCAGGCGCTCTTCGGGCGCGGGGACCTCGACGGTCTCGACGAGCGGACGCTCGGGTCCGCCGTCGCCGAGCTGCCGCGCACGACGGCGCGCGCGGGGGACGCGGTCGTCGACCTCTTCGCGGCGTCCGGCCTCGTCGCCTCGAAGGCTGCCGCGCGTCGTGCGGTGGCCGAGGGCGGGGCGTACGTCAACAACGTCAAGGTGACGAGCGAGGACGCTGTGCTCGCGCCGGCGGACCTGCTGCACGGGCAGTTCGCCCTCCTGCGCCGCGGGAAGAAGACGCTCGGGGTCGCCGTCGCCGGCTGA
- a CDS encoding uridine kinase family protein yields the protein MSVGPRVLVDLVRRVKGAEPRLGVAIHLGERSAPGEAPPSGTRLVVVDGPAGSGKTTLAAQLGEALPAQVLHMDDLYEGWRGLEPAWARLEEWVLAPLAAGRAGRYRRFDWALDRFAEWHVVAPAPYLVVEGCGAGRREADDVAALRVWVEAPDDVRLRRGLDRDGEDQREHWLAWMADEREHYARNDSRSRADVVLDGWGDVVRG from the coding sequence GTGAGCGTCGGACCTCGGGTCCTCGTGGATCTCGTGCGCCGGGTGAAGGGTGCCGAGCCGCGCCTCGGGGTGGCCATCCACCTCGGTGAGCGGAGCGCGCCGGGCGAGGCGCCGCCGTCGGGCACCCGGCTCGTGGTGGTCGACGGGCCGGCGGGCTCGGGCAAGACGACGCTCGCCGCCCAGCTCGGGGAGGCCCTGCCCGCGCAGGTGCTCCACATGGACGACCTGTACGAGGGCTGGCGCGGGCTCGAGCCGGCCTGGGCGCGACTCGAGGAGTGGGTGCTCGCCCCGCTCGCCGCGGGGCGTGCAGGGCGGTACCGCCGGTTCGACTGGGCGCTCGACCGCTTCGCCGAGTGGCACGTCGTCGCCCCGGCGCCGTACCTCGTCGTCGAGGGGTGCGGGGCCGGCCGCCGCGAGGCCGACGACGTCGCGGCGCTGCGCGTGTGGGTGGAGGCCCCCGACGACGTGCGACTGCGCCGCGGGCTCGACCGGGACGGCGAGGACCAGCGCGAGCACTGGCTCGCCTGGATGGCCGACGAGCGCGAGCACTACGCGCGCAACGACTCCCGGTCGCGTGCCGACGTCGTGCTCGACGGGTGGGGCGACGTCGTCCGCGGGTGA